In the Chlorobium limicola DSM 245 genome, one interval contains:
- the moaA gene encoding GTP 3',8-cyclase MoaA encodes MSSKSPLIDRFQRTISYARIAVTSRCNLRCTYCMSEEHECHSSVGHPDTLKTADVALLIRILAGLGVRKIRFTGGEPLLRNDIAELVRTAKDTVGIETVSLTTNGVLLHKHLDGLRKAGLDALNLSIDTLDRERYRAITRRDVFEQVKANLDTLLASKTIPVKLNVVMMRGINSDEIAEFMEFTREHAVTVRFMELQPFDDHQIWKTGRFLGLDKIQELLREIYPELLHHRGRSTEYFSFSLSGYEGSAAIIPAYTRNFCSQCNRIRITSEGTVISCLYDKQGIELLPLLQRNAGIDEISDLFRTAVHQKPEDGRNQGEGENLRTSMSEIGG; translated from the coding sequence TTGAGCAGTAAAAGCCCACTCATCGACCGGTTCCAACGAACCATCAGCTACGCCCGCATAGCCGTAACATCCCGATGCAATCTCCGATGTACCTATTGTATGAGCGAAGAGCACGAGTGCCACTCCTCAGTCGGCCATCCGGACACCCTTAAAACCGCAGACGTTGCGCTTCTGATCAGGATTCTTGCCGGACTTGGAGTCAGGAAAATACGCTTTACCGGAGGAGAACCGCTGCTGCGTAACGATATTGCCGAGCTTGTAAGAACAGCGAAAGATACCGTCGGCATTGAGACCGTATCACTCACCACAAACGGAGTATTGCTCCACAAACACCTTGACGGACTGCGCAAAGCGGGACTTGACGCCCTAAACCTCAGTATCGACACCCTCGACCGGGAGCGTTATCGGGCCATAACCCGCCGGGACGTATTCGAACAGGTGAAGGCAAATCTCGATACCCTGCTTGCATCGAAGACCATACCGGTCAAACTCAACGTCGTGATGATGCGGGGCATCAACAGTGATGAGATCGCAGAGTTCATGGAGTTCACCAGGGAGCATGCCGTAACGGTCCGCTTCATGGAACTGCAGCCGTTCGACGACCACCAGATATGGAAAACCGGCAGATTTCTCGGTCTCGATAAAATCCAGGAACTGCTCCGCGAGATTTATCCGGAGCTGCTGCACCACCGGGGAAGATCAACCGAATATTTCAGTTTCAGCCTTTCGGGTTATGAAGGCTCGGCAGCAATCATACCGGCATACACCAGGAATTTCTGCAGTCAGTGCAACCGGATACGAATCACATCGGAAGGCACGGTCATCAGCTGCCTGTACGACAAACAGGGAATCGAACTGCTGCCGCTGCTCCAGCGAAATGCGGGAATCGACGAAATCAGCGACCTGTTCAGAACGGCTGTCCACCAGAAACCTGAAGACGGAAGAAATCAGGGAGAGGGAGAAAACCTTCGAACCAGCATGTCGGAAATCGGAGGATAA
- a CDS encoding TOBE domain-containing protein: protein MAKCPKQSIELDGSIWFQKAQNRFLGGDRIALLEKIDELGSINSAAKAVGISYKTAWHLVNMINNLSEKPLVDRMTGGKGGGGTLLTKEGKKVIEQFRVVQEEHRKFLENLEERLGETKNLYQFLRRISMRISARNIFSGIVEQITRGAVNAEVVLALPNGPLITSVITIGAVDNLGLKEGMNAYAIIKSNSIIIGRDLHDARISARNIMCGTVGKVIEGPVSTEVDVEIGGGNVISAIITHGSSEKLGLREGEHACAVFKASSVILGVN, encoded by the coding sequence ATGGCAAAATGCCCGAAACAATCGATAGAGCTTGATGGCTCCATATGGTTTCAGAAAGCGCAGAACCGTTTTCTCGGCGGCGACAGAATAGCCCTGCTTGAAAAAATAGATGAACTCGGTTCGATCAACAGTGCTGCCAAAGCCGTCGGTATAAGCTACAAAACCGCATGGCACCTGGTCAACATGATCAACAACCTCTCGGAAAAGCCACTGGTCGACCGCATGACAGGAGGCAAAGGGGGAGGGGGCACCCTGCTGACGAAGGAGGGGAAAAAAGTCATCGAACAGTTCCGGGTTGTACAGGAAGAGCACCGGAAGTTCCTCGAAAACCTTGAGGAGCGCCTGGGAGAAACAAAAAACCTTTACCAGTTCCTCAGAAGGATATCCATGAGAATCAGCGCACGAAACATCTTTTCCGGAATCGTTGAACAAATCACACGCGGTGCGGTCAATGCCGAAGTAGTACTGGCGCTTCCGAACGGGCCGCTCATCACCTCGGTCATCACCATCGGCGCCGTCGACAATCTCGGTCTGAAAGAGGGCATGAACGCTTATGCCATCATCAAGTCGAACTCCATTATCATCGGCAGAGATCTGCACGATGCCCGAATAAGTGCGCGCAACATCATGTGCGGCACTGTCGGCAAGGTTATCGAAGGACCGGTCAGCACGGAAGTGGACGTTGAAATCGGTGGCGGAAACGTTATTTCAGCAATCATCACCCACGGCAGTTCCGAAAAGCTCGGCCTCAGAGAAGGTGAGCACGCCTGTGCGGTCTTCAAGGCATCGAGCGTGATTCTCGGAGTGAACTGA
- a CDS encoding molybdate ABC transporter permease subunit, whose translation MTIDTNEMLRSFDSRSAVMLSLNTAAVTLALHLAAGVLAGYFLTGRKTILRSLADTAVTLPLIFPPIATGFLLLLLLGRNGIIGHPLQNAGIEIIFSTTGVYIASFIAGLPLVIKSVQSAIETMDRSLIEASWTLGKSRTQTYIQVVLPHIRYALLTGLILSLGRSFGEVGITLILGGNISEKTETMSLAIYNAVFEGNFEKAALLSVILAFISLGMFAVLKKITQTANGSHTIA comes from the coding sequence ATGACCATCGACACAAACGAAATGCTCCGGAGTTTCGACAGCCGGAGCGCCGTCATGCTCAGCCTGAACACGGCTGCTGTAACCCTCGCACTGCATCTTGCAGCAGGAGTGCTTGCGGGTTACTTCCTGACAGGAAGAAAAACCATCCTCCGCTCGCTTGCGGACACGGCCGTAACCCTCCCGCTTATCTTTCCCCCGATCGCTACAGGCTTTCTTCTTCTGCTGCTGCTCGGCCGAAACGGCATTATCGGCCATCCGCTGCAAAACGCTGGTATCGAAATAATCTTCAGCACAACAGGGGTTTATATCGCATCGTTCATCGCCGGGTTGCCTCTCGTGATAAAATCGGTACAGAGTGCAATTGAAACCATGGACCGCTCGCTTATCGAAGCATCATGGACACTTGGAAAAAGCCGGACACAAACATACATACAGGTTGTACTCCCCCATATCCGGTATGCCCTGCTCACCGGTCTCATTCTCTCTCTCGGACGCTCGTTCGGCGAAGTCGGCATCACGCTCATACTCGGTGGCAACATCAGCGAAAAAACTGAAACCATGTCGCTGGCCATCTACAATGCAGTGTTCGAGGGAAACTTTGAAAAAGCCGCACTTCTCTCCGTTATACTCGCCTTCATCTCGCTCGGCATGTTCGCTGTCCTGAAAAAAATCACTCAAACTGCCAATGGAAGCCATACTATCGCCTGA
- the modA gene encoding molybdate ABC transporter substrate-binding protein: MNPKKTILLLLFLLATMPGLLQAETLTVAAGAGYKRPLMEIAALYEKQTGNHIDAVFGNMQQIFSQAETSGKVSVVFGEKSFLNRSTLSFSSFQPVGKGTLVLAWRKGLELKRLEDIRKKEVRRLGIPDPEKAIYGHAAAEFLKKSGFSRKTEQKLMTFSTVPQVSAYLISGEIDAGFINITDAIGIREKIGGMLPVPRNHYSPIEIQAAVVNGFEKERKVTDFLRFLKQGESLAVLKLYGI; this comes from the coding sequence ATGAACCCGAAAAAAACGATCCTCTTGCTCCTGTTCCTTCTTGCGACGATGCCGGGCCTGCTGCAGGCAGAAACCCTTACTGTCGCTGCAGGCGCAGGCTACAAACGCCCGCTCATGGAAATTGCCGCCCTGTATGAAAAACAAACCGGCAATCATATCGATGCCGTATTCGGCAACATGCAGCAGATCTTCTCACAGGCCGAAACCAGCGGAAAGGTCTCGGTTGTATTCGGCGAAAAAAGTTTTCTGAACCGCTCGACACTCAGTTTCAGCAGCTTTCAGCCCGTCGGAAAAGGGACGCTGGTGCTTGCCTGGCGGAAAGGGCTTGAACTGAAACGGCTGGAAGATATACGAAAAAAAGAGGTCCGGCGCCTCGGCATACCCGATCCTGAAAAAGCCATCTATGGACATGCAGCTGCAGAGTTCCTGAAAAAATCCGGCTTCTCCCGAAAAACAGAGCAAAAGCTCATGACCTTCTCGACCGTACCCCAGGTTTCCGCCTACCTCATCTCGGGAGAGATCGATGCGGGCTTTATCAATATTACCGACGCTATCGGAATAAGGGAAAAAATCGGAGGCATGCTTCCGGTACCCCGTAACCATTACTCGCCGATAGAAATCCAGGCCGCAGTTGTCAATGGATTCGAAAAGGAAAGAAAGGTCACGGATTTTCTCCGGTTTCTGAAACAGGGAGAGTCTCTTGCAGTTCTTAAGCTCTACGGCATATGA
- a CDS encoding TonB-dependent receptor, with protein MEKRCKKAVRLTTLLVLLAAGTAHAEENSPDTAWKNYTTEEITVSGKKGDILQQVTGKESQVLNPSQMSVYKAINLIPSLSQQSVDPYGLADIVNYHESFRFRGVEATAGGVPATTVNVEGLPVTGRPGGGATIYDLENISDIDIYTGVMPAYAGLGLADVGGKIDMKIRRPEERFGVQLKQSIGSNDFSRTYLRIDSGRLAGSTKGFISFSETAADKWKGEGDAERKNLMAGITSEFSDNIKLETFLTWSKGDIHTYKPFTYTEIGDLDRAYETDYGTDAGSYDYYGWNRNEFEDWMFMANLEIKTGERSKINIKPYYWSDKGYYLETISTPNGQRIRRWDIDHDLKGVLGEYKTRVGDVDLDLGYIYHTQKRPGPPTSWKNYTVTASGDLKFAGWNILSNSSSHELHTPFIDAVWHAGDYQLEAGLKYVCYTLPSIITYTTTGIGEDVSYDDALALDPAIDTEASALDTKSFSRLFPNLTLTRFLGDNVSIHASYGESYVTHVDIYPYYISQRKQFHDKGVTFQDLWDKRRMEISKNTEIGMRFTGSNWSIEPTVYYSRHENKQAVLYDADIDACYPINNADAEGYGIELEAEYKPLDNLKCYGSFSWNRFAFTQDIYSEKESLIDVKGEQVPDAPEFLAKAMVSWKIGDFTISPVMRYSSTRYGDVLHNEKIDGTTLFDLDLTWSKAMLGFKQVDCSLSLMNIFDEHYVSMISTSDYKTLKTSYQPGAPFTVMATVALHY; from the coding sequence ATGGAAAAGAGATGCAAAAAAGCCGTCAGACTGACGACCCTGCTCGTGCTGCTCGCAGCCGGGACGGCACATGCGGAAGAAAACTCACCTGATACTGCATGGAAAAACTATACCACGGAAGAGATAACCGTATCGGGAAAAAAAGGAGATATCCTGCAACAGGTTACCGGAAAGGAATCACAAGTACTGAACCCGTCGCAGATGTCTGTTTACAAGGCAATCAACCTCATACCATCCCTCAGCCAGCAGAGCGTCGATCCTTACGGACTTGCCGATATCGTCAACTACCATGAATCCTTCCGCTTCAGGGGCGTCGAAGCCACGGCAGGAGGCGTCCCCGCTACCACGGTCAACGTCGAAGGCCTTCCGGTCACGGGAAGACCCGGAGGCGGAGCAACAATCTACGACCTCGAAAACATAAGCGACATCGACATCTACACCGGCGTCATGCCGGCATATGCAGGGCTGGGCCTTGCCGATGTCGGCGGCAAAATCGATATGAAGATCCGCAGGCCCGAAGAGCGGTTCGGAGTGCAGCTCAAACAAAGTATCGGAAGCAACGACTTCAGCCGCACCTACCTGCGCATCGACAGCGGAAGGCTTGCAGGGAGCACGAAAGGATTCATCTCCTTTTCCGAAACCGCCGCCGATAAATGGAAAGGAGAAGGCGATGCCGAACGGAAAAACCTGATGGCCGGCATCACCAGCGAATTCAGCGACAACATAAAACTTGAAACCTTCCTGACCTGGAGCAAAGGCGACATCCATACCTACAAACCCTTCACCTATACGGAGATCGGCGACCTCGACCGTGCGTACGAAACCGATTACGGAACCGACGCCGGCAGTTACGACTATTACGGGTGGAACCGCAACGAGTTCGAAGACTGGATGTTTATGGCCAATCTCGAAATAAAAACCGGCGAACGCTCGAAAATCAACATCAAACCCTACTACTGGAGCGATAAAGGCTACTACCTGGAGACCATCAGCACCCCCAATGGACAAAGAATACGCAGATGGGACATCGACCACGACCTCAAAGGAGTTCTCGGGGAATACAAAACCAGAGTCGGCGATGTCGATCTTGACCTTGGGTACATCTACCATACCCAGAAAAGGCCCGGTCCCCCGACCTCGTGGAAAAACTACACGGTAACCGCATCAGGCGACCTGAAATTCGCCGGCTGGAACATTCTCTCGAACAGCTCCAGCCACGAACTGCATACGCCGTTCATCGATGCCGTATGGCACGCCGGCGACTACCAGCTCGAAGCCGGCCTGAAATATGTCTGCTACACCCTGCCATCCATCATCACCTACACAACCACCGGTATCGGGGAGGATGTCAGTTACGACGACGCCCTCGCCCTCGATCCAGCGATCGATACCGAGGCCAGCGCACTCGACACCAAATCGTTCAGCAGGCTTTTTCCCAACCTGACCCTGACGCGCTTCCTCGGCGACAACGTGTCGATACATGCGTCTTACGGAGAGAGCTACGTCACGCACGTCGATATCTACCCCTATTATATCTCGCAGCGTAAGCAGTTCCATGACAAAGGCGTTACCTTCCAGGATCTCTGGGACAAGCGCCGGATGGAGATATCGAAAAACACGGAGATCGGCATGCGCTTCACCGGAAGCAACTGGAGCATCGAACCGACCGTTTACTATTCCCGACATGAAAACAAGCAGGCGGTACTCTACGATGCCGATATCGACGCCTGTTACCCGATAAACAATGCAGACGCGGAAGGCTACGGCATCGAGCTCGAAGCCGAATACAAGCCGCTCGACAACCTGAAGTGCTACGGATCGTTCTCCTGGAACCGGTTCGCGTTCACCCAGGACATCTACTCGGAAAAAGAAAGCCTCATCGATGTCAAGGGAGAACAGGTGCCCGATGCCCCTGAGTTCCTTGCAAAAGCCATGGTCAGCTGGAAAATCGGCGACTTCACCATTTCGCCGGTCATGCGCTACTCGTCAACCCGCTACGGCGATGTGCTGCACAACGAAAAAATCGACGGAACCACGCTCTTCGATCTCGATCTCACCTGGAGCAAAGCCATGCTGGGCTTCAAACAGGTTGACTGCTCCCTGTCGCTTATGAACATCTTCGACGAGCACTATGTGAGCATGATCAGTACATCCGATTACAAGACCCTGAAAACATCGTACCAGCCGGGCGCGCCGTTTACCGTAATGGCGACCGTGGCACTGCACTACTGA
- a CDS encoding (2Fe-2S) ferredoxin domain-containing protein: MDKPKHHIFVCASFRAQGAPQGICHKKESLGLIPYLESELSDRGMSDVAVSATACLNLCEKGPVVVVYPENFWYGEIDSEDKIDEILDALEEGEACDEYLIN; this comes from the coding sequence ATGGACAAACCAAAGCATCACATCTTCGTCTGCGCGAGCTTTCGTGCTCAAGGCGCACCCCAGGGCATCTGCCACAAAAAAGAGTCGCTCGGGCTCATTCCCTATCTCGAAAGCGAACTCTCCGACCGCGGCATGTCCGACGTTGCGGTTTCGGCAACCGCATGCCTGAACCTCTGCGAAAAAGGACCCGTTGTCGTGGTCTATCCGGAAAACTTCTGGTATGGCGAAATCGACAGTGAAGACAAAATCGATGAAATTCTCGACGCTCTCGAGGAGGGCGAGGCCTGTGATGAGTACCTGATCAACTGA
- a CDS encoding radical SAM protein translates to MTLNIKNHPCFNDSSRHTFGRIHLPVAPKCNIQCNYCSRKFDCMNENRPGVTSKVLSPRQALYYLQQAMEISPNIAVVGIAGPGDPFANPDETMETLRLVREHYPEMLLCVATNGLDLMPWIDELAELQVSHVTITINAIDPEVGSEIYAWVRHKKKMYRDIEAAKLLIGNQLEALKRLKEVGVTAKVNSIIIPGINDGHVIDVARKVSELGADILNCLPYYQTTETLFENIEEPSPVIVAEIQKATSEFLPQMKHCARCRADAAGIIGEINSEEMMRKLAEAASLPKNPSEHRPYIAVSSIEGALINQHLGEADRFLIYGMDSNSGICSLVDSRPAPLPGGGEQRWEALAGILADCRALLVNGAGDSPTKVLNKQGIEVLVMEGMIDDAVHCVFTGQDVKHLMRGSQIHACKTSCTGTGGGCG, encoded by the coding sequence ATGACACTGAACATTAAAAATCACCCCTGCTTCAACGATTCGTCCCGACACACGTTCGGACGAATCCACCTCCCGGTTGCACCGAAGTGCAATATACAGTGCAACTACTGCAGCCGCAAGTTCGACTGCATGAACGAGAACCGTCCAGGAGTTACCAGCAAGGTGCTCTCACCCCGGCAGGCGCTCTACTACCTGCAGCAGGCCATGGAGATCTCTCCGAACATTGCCGTTGTCGGCATTGCCGGACCCGGCGATCCGTTCGCAAACCCTGACGAAACCATGGAGACGCTCCGCCTTGTAAGAGAGCACTACCCTGAAATGCTTCTCTGCGTTGCGACCAACGGTCTCGACCTGATGCCCTGGATCGACGAACTTGCCGAACTGCAGGTCAGTCATGTCACCATCACCATCAATGCCATCGACCCCGAAGTCGGTTCAGAAATCTATGCCTGGGTGCGTCATAAGAAAAAAATGTACCGCGATATCGAAGCGGCAAAACTTCTGATCGGCAATCAGCTTGAAGCCCTGAAGCGACTCAAGGAGGTCGGCGTGACGGCAAAAGTGAACTCCATCATCATTCCCGGCATCAACGACGGACATGTCATCGACGTCGCCCGAAAGGTTTCCGAACTCGGTGCGGACATCCTGAACTGTCTTCCCTATTATCAGACCACGGAAACCCTGTTCGAAAATATCGAGGAACCCTCACCGGTAATAGTGGCGGAAATCCAGAAAGCCACATCGGAATTCCTGCCGCAGATGAAGCACTGCGCACGCTGCCGTGCCGATGCTGCGGGGATTATCGGCGAAATCAACAGCGAAGAGATGATGCGGAAACTTGCAGAAGCGGCAAGCCTGCCTAAAAACCCTTCGGAACATCGCCCTTACATCGCAGTCAGCAGCATCGAAGGAGCGTTGATCAATCAGCATCTTGGTGAAGCCGATCGTTTTCTGATTTACGGCATGGACAGCAACAGCGGCATCTGCTCACTCGTTGACTCCCGTCCCGCTCCCCTGCCCGGAGGTGGAGAGCAGCGGTGGGAAGCGCTTGCCGGCATCCTTGCCGACTGCAGGGCTCTGCTGGTCAACGGCGCCGGGGACTCCCCGACGAAAGTCCTGAACAAACAGGGCATCGAGGTACTGGTCATGGAAGGCATGATCGACGATGCCGTTCACTGCGTTTTCACCGGTCAGGATGTGAAACACCTGATGAGAGGAAGCCAGATCCATGCGTGCAAGACCAGTTGCACCGGAACGGGAGGAGGCTGCGGGTAA
- a CDS encoding nitrogenase component 1 — translation MKHAKTATQNACKLCNPLGACLAFRGIEKCVPFLHGSQGCATYIRRYLISHYKEPIDIASSNFNEETAVFGGSHNLQLGLKNVTQQYKPEVIGLATTCLSETIGDDVPMILREYKKAFRNGSPMPVMIHASTPSYQGSHIDGFHAAVRATVATLAVKDAERQHTVNIFPNMISPADIRYIKEILEAFRLPYMLLPDYSKTLDGGPWGEYHRIPPGGTPAGSIASAGSASASIEFGATLEAPKSAAGHLESAFGVTRHHMGLPIGVKASDRFFALLEELSGQPVPEKYEDERRRLIDAYADGHKYIFEKRAIVYGEEDLVIAMTAFLLEIGITPVLCASGGKSGLLKKKIRELVPDLDEGEIKIRDGVDFVDIEDDAKVLKPDFLIGNSKGYTMSRKNNIPLLRIGFPIHDRFGGQRLHHLGYRGTQELFDRIVNMVIEERQNASSIGYTYM, via the coding sequence ATGAAACATGCGAAAACCGCAACCCAGAACGCCTGCAAGCTTTGCAATCCATTGGGGGCATGCCTGGCATTCAGGGGCATAGAAAAATGCGTACCCTTCCTGCACGGGTCACAGGGATGCGCAACCTATATCAGAAGATACCTGATCAGCCACTACAAGGAACCGATCGACATTGCCTCTTCGAACTTCAACGAGGAAACCGCCGTGTTCGGAGGCAGCCACAATCTGCAGCTCGGCCTTAAAAACGTAACCCAGCAGTACAAACCGGAAGTTATCGGTCTGGCAACCACCTGTCTGAGTGAAACCATCGGTGATGACGTGCCCATGATTCTGCGCGAATATAAAAAGGCATTCAGGAACGGCTCCCCCATGCCGGTCATGATACATGCCTCGACGCCAAGTTATCAGGGCAGTCACATCGACGGGTTTCACGCAGCCGTGCGCGCCACCGTTGCAACGCTTGCGGTTAAAGACGCCGAAAGGCAGCATACGGTGAACATATTTCCGAATATGATTTCTCCTGCTGATATCCGTTACATCAAGGAAATTCTCGAAGCCTTCCGGCTTCCCTATATGCTGCTGCCTGACTATTCGAAAACCCTTGACGGTGGCCCCTGGGGCGAATACCACAGAATCCCTCCCGGAGGCACACCGGCAGGCTCCATAGCCTCAGCAGGTTCCGCATCGGCAAGCATAGAATTCGGAGCAACGCTTGAAGCCCCGAAATCCGCGGCGGGACATCTTGAATCGGCATTCGGAGTCACCCGCCACCATATGGGACTTCCGATCGGCGTCAAGGCAAGCGACCGGTTTTTTGCGCTGCTCGAAGAGCTGAGCGGACAACCGGTACCCGAAAAATACGAAGACGAACGCCGGCGTCTCATCGACGCCTATGCCGATGGTCACAAGTACATTTTCGAAAAAAGGGCGATCGTATACGGTGAAGAGGATCTGGTCATTGCCATGACCGCGTTTCTGCTGGAGATCGGCATAACCCCGGTACTTTGCGCTTCCGGGGGAAAAAGCGGCCTGCTGAAGAAAAAAATCCGGGAGCTTGTGCCCGACCTCGATGAAGGAGAGATCAAAATCCGCGACGGCGTGGACTTCGTCGATATCGAAGATGATGCCAAGGTGCTCAAACCGGATTTTCTGATCGGCAACAGCAAAGGCTACACCATGTCGAGAAAAAACAACATTCCGCTTCTGAGAATCGGTTTTCCCATTCACGACCGTTTCGGAGGACAGCGGCTGCACCACCTCGGATACCGGGGCACCCAGGAGCTGTTCGACAGGATCGTCAATATGGTTATCGAAGAGCGGCAGAATGCTTCATCAATCGGTTATACGTACATGTAA
- the nifE gene encoding nitrogenase iron-molybdenum cofactor biosynthesis protein NifE — MKEEIGILEGRQGQVFEKKSGEAEQLDISCEKTSLSGSVSQRACVFCGSRVVLYPVADALHLVHGPIGCAAYTWDIRGAVSSGPELHRLSFSTDLGEMDVIYGGEKKLYLSLIELIDKYKPKAAFIYSTCIIGLIGDDIDAVCKKVSKETGIPVLPVHSEGFKGTKKDGYKAACTSLMKLVGTGSIEGISPYSINILGEFNLAGEAWIIREYYEKMGIEVVSTMTGDGRVDAVRRAHGATLNVVQCSGSMTTLAKEMEEKYGIPYMRVSYFGIEDMSKSLYDVAKHFSDRPDIMDAAKEIVSKEVAKLYPELQKFKKVLAGKKAAIYVGGAFKTFSLIKALRSIGMSVVLAGSQTGNKDDYERLREMCDEGTIIVDDSNPVELSKFVLEKEADLLIGGVKERPIAYKLGIGFCDHNHERKIPLAGFIGMYNFAKEVYQSVMSPVWQFAPRKGGKI; from the coding sequence ATGAAAGAAGAAATCGGGATACTCGAAGGAAGACAGGGCCAGGTCTTCGAAAAGAAAAGCGGCGAGGCAGAACAGCTCGATATCTCTTGTGAGAAAACAAGCCTGTCCGGATCGGTCAGTCAGCGAGCCTGTGTGTTCTGCGGTTCCCGTGTGGTGCTCTACCCTGTAGCCGATGCCCTTCACCTCGTTCACGGCCCTATCGGATGCGCAGCCTATACCTGGGACATCCGCGGCGCGGTATCTTCAGGCCCGGAACTGCACCGGTTGAGTTTCTCGACCGACCTCGGAGAGATGGATGTGATCTACGGCGGTGAAAAGAAACTCTATCTTTCACTTATCGAACTGATCGACAAGTATAAGCCCAAAGCGGCATTTATCTACTCGACATGCATTATCGGCCTTATCGGTGACGATATCGACGCCGTGTGCAAAAAAGTGTCGAAAGAGACCGGCATTCCAGTTCTGCCGGTTCATTCCGAAGGGTTCAAGGGAACCAAGAAAGACGGGTATAAAGCTGCCTGCACCTCTCTCATGAAGCTGGTAGGCACCGGCTCGATCGAAGGGATCAGTCCTTACAGCATCAATATTCTCGGCGAATTCAACCTTGCCGGCGAAGCATGGATCATCAGGGAATACTACGAAAAAATGGGCATCGAGGTTGTTTCCACCATGACCGGTGACGGACGTGTCGACGCCGTACGCCGTGCTCACGGCGCTACGCTCAACGTCGTGCAATGTTCCGGATCAATGACCACACTTGCCAAAGAGATGGAGGAAAAATACGGCATTCCCTATATGCGCGTCTCCTACTTCGGCATCGAGGACATGTCCAAATCGCTCTACGATGTCGCCAAACATTTCAGCGACCGGCCCGACATCATGGATGCGGCAAAAGAGATTGTCAGCAAAGAGGTAGCGAAACTCTACCCCGAACTGCAAAAATTCAAAAAAGTCCTGGCGGGCAAAAAAGCGGCCATATATGTCGGTGGAGCATTCAAAACCTTTTCGCTCATCAAGGCCCTGCGTTCGATCGGCATGTCGGTTGTCCTTGCCGGATCCCAGACAGGCAACAAGGATGATTACGAGCGCCTCAGGGAGATGTGCGACGAAGGAACCATCATCGTTGACGACTCGAATCCCGTCGAACTCTCGAAATTCGTGCTTGAAAAAGAGGCCGACCTGCTTATCGGTGGGGTGAAGGAGCGGCCGATCGCCTACAAACTCGGTATCGGCTTCTGCGATCACAACCACGAGAGAAAAATTCCTCTGGCAGGATTTATCGGCATGTACAACTTCGCAAAGGAGGTCTATCAGTCGGTCATGAGCCCGGTATGGCAGTTCGCTCCGAGAAAAGGAGGCAAAATATGA